Proteins encoded within one genomic window of Eurosta solidaginis isolate ZX-2024a chromosome 1, ASM4086904v1, whole genome shotgun sequence:
- the LOC137238325 gene encoding uncharacterized protein isoform X4: MVVLALTSIVWSVTIHIISGDFYHGILGAKLAFRKRDFRQMDEHSKEIFCHDLDTLLNATYADAFLSDDAYNGDETTSIPLDDNVTTSQPRVRKTYHIFQFVRPDEDIHKPQEDEVADEETTTEVPVVKFNMTHDRTFLATMMLDVHKTRWHQSAAVQFIYSFPFLSEIFAIIWTAMCLIFQSGVQKYWGLPKPWRIVIPSIIVFTLMTLSTLIYTVLASTYLKNLCNGMRENLTKPDAITCGEAISLLRPYIRQHEFKHDVYLNLFRFSYLFAFVMWLLALLLMVLRYFFAIDFQLVDVQSMYDNKLARRLSRPEAEFTDVLLDNAQSPTLLLPRTSERNKSEDDFQSAKSNLSEIAMPLIDTGRHQRAGQVQYGQTQQQRVV, encoded by the exons ATGGTAGTCCTAGCCTTAACATCAATCGTTTGGAGTGTTACCATACATATTATCTCAGGAGATTTTTATCATGGCATATTGGGTGCAAAGTTGGCATTCCGTAAGCGAGACTTTCGTCAAATGGACGAACATTCCAAAGAGATTTTCTGTCACGATTTGGACACATTATTAAATGCAACATATGCGGATGCTTTCTTAAGTGATGACGCGTATAATGGTGATGAGACCACGTCAATACCACTAGATGATAATG TTACCACAAGTCAGCCCAGAGTACGCAAAACCTATCATATTTTCCAATTCGTACGTCCTGATGAAGATATACACAAACCACAAGAGGACGAGGTAGCCGACGAAGAGACGACCACTGAAGTGCCAGTAGTGAAATTTAACATGACACACGATCGAACATTTTTAGCAACAA TGATGTTGGATGTACACAAAACTCGTTGGCACCAAAGCGCTGCCGTTCAATTCATTTATAGTTTTccatttttgtcggaaatttttgcaataatttggACAGCAATGTGTTTAATATTTCAATCAGGCGTACAAAAATATTG GGGACTTCCGAAACCGTGGCGCATTGTTATTCCATCGATAATTGTTTTTACTCTAATGACATTGAGCACACTCATCTATACGGTTTTGGCCAGCACTTACTTGAAGAATCTCTGCAATGGAATGCGCGAAAATCTAACCAAACCGGATGCAATTAC CTGCGGTGAAGCCATCTCCTTGCTACGTCCCTACATACGTCAACACGAATTCAAGCATGATGTTTACTTAAATCTCTTCCGTTTCTCCTACTTGTTCGCTTTCGTAATGTGGCTATTGGCGTTACTGCTGATGGTTTTGCGTTACTTCTTTGCCATCGATTTCCAATTAGTTGATGTGCAATCAATGTACGATAACAAATTGGCGCGACGCTTAAGTAGGCCGGAAGCTGAATTTACTGACGTACTATTAGATAACGCACAATCACCCACACTTTTACTGCCACGTACCAGCGAACGTAATAAATCGGAGGATGATTTTCAAAGTGCCAAGTCGAATTTGAGTGAAATAGCAATGCCGTTAATTGATACGGGCAGACATCAACGAGCAGGACAAGTGCAATATGGGCAAACGCAGCAACAGCGGGTAGTTTAG
- the LOC137238325 gene encoding uncharacterized protein isoform X2, with translation MELIKKYKQGNLTTADVRTLNNIVIGLMVVLALTSIVWSVTIHIISGDFYHGILGAKLAFRKRDFRQMDEHSKEIFCHDLDTLLNATYADAFLSDDAYNGDETTSIPLDDNVTTSQPRVRKTYHIFQFVRPDEDIHKPQEDEVADEETTTEVPVVKFNMTHDRTFLATMMLDVHKTRWHQSAAVQFIYSFPFLSEIFAIIWTAMCLIFQSGVQKYWGLPKPWRIVIPSIIVFTLMTLSTLIYTVLASTYLKNLCNGMRENLTKPDAITCGEAISLLRPYIRQHEFKHDVYLNLFRFSYLFAFVMWLLALLLMVLRYFFAIDFQLVDVQSMYDNKLARRLSRPEAEFTDVLLDNAQSPTLLLPRTSERNKSEDDFQSAKSNLSEIAMPLIDTGRHQRAGQVQYGQTQQQRVV, from the exons ATGGAATTGATAAAAAAGTATAAACAAGGAAACCTCACCACAGCCGATGTGAGAACTTTAAATA ATATCGTCATTGGTCTTATGGTAGTCCTAGCCTTAACATCAATCGTTTGGAGTGTTACCATACATATTATCTCAGGAGATTTTTATCATGGCATATTGGGTGCAAAGTTGGCATTCCGTAAGCGAGACTTTCGTCAAATGGACGAACATTCCAAAGAGATTTTCTGTCACGATTTGGACACATTATTAAATGCAACATATGCGGATGCTTTCTTAAGTGATGACGCGTATAATGGTGATGAGACCACGTCAATACCACTAGATGATAATG TTACCACAAGTCAGCCCAGAGTACGCAAAACCTATCATATTTTCCAATTCGTACGTCCTGATGAAGATATACACAAACCACAAGAGGACGAGGTAGCCGACGAAGAGACGACCACTGAAGTGCCAGTAGTGAAATTTAACATGACACACGATCGAACATTTTTAGCAACAA TGATGTTGGATGTACACAAAACTCGTTGGCACCAAAGCGCTGCCGTTCAATTCATTTATAGTTTTccatttttgtcggaaatttttgcaataatttggACAGCAATGTGTTTAATATTTCAATCAGGCGTACAAAAATATTG GGGACTTCCGAAACCGTGGCGCATTGTTATTCCATCGATAATTGTTTTTACTCTAATGACATTGAGCACACTCATCTATACGGTTTTGGCCAGCACTTACTTGAAGAATCTCTGCAATGGAATGCGCGAAAATCTAACCAAACCGGATGCAATTAC CTGCGGTGAAGCCATCTCCTTGCTACGTCCCTACATACGTCAACACGAATTCAAGCATGATGTTTACTTAAATCTCTTCCGTTTCTCCTACTTGTTCGCTTTCGTAATGTGGCTATTGGCGTTACTGCTGATGGTTTTGCGTTACTTCTTTGCCATCGATTTCCAATTAGTTGATGTGCAATCAATGTACGATAACAAATTGGCGCGACGCTTAAGTAGGCCGGAAGCTGAATTTACTGACGTACTATTAGATAACGCACAATCACCCACACTTTTACTGCCACGTACCAGCGAACGTAATAAATCGGAGGATGATTTTCAAAGTGCCAAGTCGAATTTGAGTGAAATAGCAATGCCGTTAATTGATACGGGCAGACATCAACGAGCAGGACAAGTGCAATATGGGCAAACGCAGCAACAGCGGGTAGTTTAG
- the LOC137245195 gene encoding mitochondrial import receptor subunit TOM40 homolog 1, with translation MDCNWCPQKCTQQFPACFQRYPGKKEKTNPGNIQDLHLRAHRIRPKYYDGIELDYAHRLAVNKHIHCNWAWSHVRPSGFRFGGIYSLRLYEDFLQTPTIMADIHPTTLASNLRVVFYPHSSLRLEAAMQRGGEYGALQTQTTIELSRPATTVTCNMYNVSSNMGRSTISLMRSITDSWVLGAELLLEWTDPRSLMADTAIAARYTKFNYQIAASASRQGLDISYWQRIHERIQMATMLAWHRKTQKTIASICYQWDFEDSFVRSTVDSDLSVGFQYYRSLPHIPCGMGLSALVNLFTNRFTFGLKFALDPSGQRRGE, from the exons ATGGATTGCAATTGGTGCCCACAAAAATGTACACAACAATTTCCAGCCTGCTTTCAGCGTTATCCTGGCAAAAAGGAGAAGACGAATCCTGGAAATATTCAGGATCTGCATTTGCGCGCACATCGCATTAGACCAAAATATTATGATGGCATTGAGCTGGACTATGCGCATCGTTTGGCGGTCAACAAACATATTCATTGCAATTGGGCGTGGAGTCATGTACGTCCATCAGGATTTCGTTTCGGTGGTATTTACTCATTACGACTTTACGAAGATTTTTTG CAAACGCCCACCATAATGGCTGATATCCATCCCACGACATTGGCCTCCAATCTTAGAGTCGTTTTTTATCCGCACAGCTCTCTACGTTTGGAAGCCGCCATGCAACGTGGTGGCGAATATGGTGCTCTGCAAACACAAACCACTATTGAACTTTCACGTCCAGCAACAACTGTTACCTGCAACATGTACAATGTGAGTTCGAATATGGGACGTAGCACAATATCCCTAATGCGCTCAATAACTGATTCATGGGTTTTGGGTGCCGAGTTACTGCTGGAATGGACTGACCCACGTTCTCTGATGGCCGATACGGCAATCGCAGCGcgttatacaaaatttaattatcaaATAGCAGCATCCGCATCACGTCAAGGTCTTGATATTAGCTATTGGCAGCGCATACATGAACGCATTCAAATGGCCACCATGTTGGCATGGCATCGTAAAACtcaaaaaacaatcgcttcaatTTGCTATCAATGGGATTTTGAAGACTCGTTTGTACGCAGCACAGTTGATTCAGATTTGTCTGTTGGTTTTCAGTACTATCG aTCACTCCCGCACATACCATGCGGCATGGGTTTGAGTGCTTTGGTCAATTTGTTCACAAATCGTTTTACTTTCGGTCTTAAGTTCGCTTTGGATCCCAGTGGGCAGCGTCGCGGAGAGTAG
- the LOC137238325 gene encoding uncharacterized protein isoform X1, translating to MTGAKDNESSEDLHVQTKEAQQQLAKIEYIVIGLMVVLALTSIVWSVTIHIISGDFYHGILGAKLAFRKRDFRQMDEHSKEIFCHDLDTLLNATYADAFLSDDAYNGDETTSIPLDDNVTTSQPRVRKTYHIFQFVRPDEDIHKPQEDEVADEETTTEVPVVKFNMTHDRTFLATMMLDVHKTRWHQSAAVQFIYSFPFLSEIFAIIWTAMCLIFQSGVQKYWGLPKPWRIVIPSIIVFTLMTLSTLIYTVLASTYLKNLCNGMRENLTKPDAITCGEAISLLRPYIRQHEFKHDVYLNLFRFSYLFAFVMWLLALLLMVLRYFFAIDFQLVDVQSMYDNKLARRLSRPEAEFTDVLLDNAQSPTLLLPRTSERNKSEDDFQSAKSNLSEIAMPLIDTGRHQRAGQVQYGQTQQQRVV from the exons ATATCGTCATTGGTCTTATGGTAGTCCTAGCCTTAACATCAATCGTTTGGAGTGTTACCATACATATTATCTCAGGAGATTTTTATCATGGCATATTGGGTGCAAAGTTGGCATTCCGTAAGCGAGACTTTCGTCAAATGGACGAACATTCCAAAGAGATTTTCTGTCACGATTTGGACACATTATTAAATGCAACATATGCGGATGCTTTCTTAAGTGATGACGCGTATAATGGTGATGAGACCACGTCAATACCACTAGATGATAATG TTACCACAAGTCAGCCCAGAGTACGCAAAACCTATCATATTTTCCAATTCGTACGTCCTGATGAAGATATACACAAACCACAAGAGGACGAGGTAGCCGACGAAGAGACGACCACTGAAGTGCCAGTAGTGAAATTTAACATGACACACGATCGAACATTTTTAGCAACAA TGATGTTGGATGTACACAAAACTCGTTGGCACCAAAGCGCTGCCGTTCAATTCATTTATAGTTTTccatttttgtcggaaatttttgcaataatttggACAGCAATGTGTTTAATATTTCAATCAGGCGTACAAAAATATTG GGGACTTCCGAAACCGTGGCGCATTGTTATTCCATCGATAATTGTTTTTACTCTAATGACATTGAGCACACTCATCTATACGGTTTTGGCCAGCACTTACTTGAAGAATCTCTGCAATGGAATGCGCGAAAATCTAACCAAACCGGATGCAATTAC CTGCGGTGAAGCCATCTCCTTGCTACGTCCCTACATACGTCAACACGAATTCAAGCATGATGTTTACTTAAATCTCTTCCGTTTCTCCTACTTGTTCGCTTTCGTAATGTGGCTATTGGCGTTACTGCTGATGGTTTTGCGTTACTTCTTTGCCATCGATTTCCAATTAGTTGATGTGCAATCAATGTACGATAACAAATTGGCGCGACGCTTAAGTAGGCCGGAAGCTGAATTTACTGACGTACTATTAGATAACGCACAATCACCCACACTTTTACTGCCACGTACCAGCGAACGTAATAAATCGGAGGATGATTTTCAAAGTGCCAAGTCGAATTTGAGTGAAATAGCAATGCCGTTAATTGATACGGGCAGACATCAACGAGCAGGACAAGTGCAATATGGGCAAACGCAGCAACAGCGGGTAGTTTAG
- the LOC137238324 gene encoding aldehyde dehydrogenase, mitochondrial, with product MANPNQAPKYTKLFINNEFVDAVSGKQFPTINPATGKVIVEVAEGDKADVDLAVAAAKKAFHKESEWRTMGPQKRTDLINKLCSLMERDTNLMASIETQDNGKPFADALVDVDYSISTLKYYAGWTDKYFGDTIPVDGFIAMTRKEPVGVVGQIIPWNYPLLMLAWKWGPALAAGCTIVMKPAEQTPLTALHMAALSKEAGFPAGVINIITGYGPTAGAAISSHRDIQKVAFTGSVEIGRIIMQAAAQSNLKRVSLELGGKSPLVVFDDADLDLAVNVTHEAIFANHGQNCCAGSRTYVHEKIYDKFIAKAVAAAKARKVGNPFDESVKQGPQVNEEMMQKVLGYIESGKQQGAKLQCGGKRVGNVGYFIEPTVFSDVTDDMKIAQEEIFGPVMSIFKFSDIDEIIDRANNVEYGLAAGIITNDINKAMKYANNVNAGSIWINCYDAILPQTPFGGFKLSGMGRELGKDGLDNYLETKTITMKLV from the exons cTTTTTATCAATAATGAGTTCGTCGACGCTGTGTCTGGCAAACAATTTCCAACCATTAATCCTGCAACTGGCAAAGTGATTGTCGAAGTTGCTGAGGGCGATAAG GCTGATGTGGATTTGGCCGTGGCCGCTGCAAAGAAAGCATTCCACAAAGAATCCGAATGGCGCACAATGGGCCCACAAAAACGCACAGATCTGATAAACAA ACTTTGCAGTCTCATGGAACGTGATACAAATTTGATGGCTAGCATTGAGACGCAAGACAATGGCAAACCATTTGCGGATGCTCTAGTTGATGTGGACTACTCAATTTCGACATTGAAATACTACGCCGGCTGGACCGATAAGTATTTCGGTGATACCATACCTGTTGATGGATTCATCGCAATGACACGCAAAGAGCCTGTTGGTGTTGTTGGCCAAATTATACCATGGAATTACCCACTGCTTATGTTGGCATGGAAATGGGGTCCGGCACTCGCAGCTGGTTGTACAATTGTTATGAAACCCGCCGAGCAAACGCCACTTACTGCCCTACACATGGCTGCTCTATCGAAGGAAGCTGGTTTTCCGGCGGGTGTTATAAACATCATAACGGGTTATGGTCCAACTGCAGGTGCAGCGATTTCAAGTCATCGCGATATACAGAAAGTTGCTTTTACCGGCTCTGTGGAAATTGGACGCATCATAATGCAGGCAGCAGCGCAATCTAATCTGAAGCGTGTTTCGCTCGAACTGGGTGGCAAAAGTCCGTTGGTGGTATTTGATGATGCTGATC TTGATTTAGCTGTTAATGTTACACATGAAGCAATTTTCGCAAATCATGGCCAGAACTGTTGCGCCGGCAGTCGTACTTATGTCCATGAGAAAATCTACGATAAGTTTATCGCAAAAGCTGTCGCTGCAGCAAAAGCACGCAAAGTTGGCAATCCATTTGATGAGTCTGTTAAACAGGGTCCTCAAGTCAATGAGGAAATGATGCAAAAAGTTTTGGGTTATATTGAAAGTGGCAAGCAACAGGGAGCTAAATTGCAGTGCGGCGGCAAGCGTGTCGGCAATGTGGGCTACTTCATTGAGCCGACTGTATTTTCCGATGTGACTGATGACATGAAAATCGCTCAGGAAGAG ATTTTTGGTCCTGTCATGTCGATTTTCAAATTCAGCGATATCGATGAGATTATCGACCGTGCCAATAATGTTGAATATGGCTTGGCTGCCGGCATCATCACCAATGACATTAACAAAGCAATGAAATATGCCAACAACGTGAATGCCGGCTCTATTTGGATCAATTGCTATGATGCAATACTACCACAGACACCCTTCGGTGGTTTTAAACTATCTGGCATGGGACGTGAATTGGGTAAAGATGGTCTGGATAATTATCTAGAAACCAAAACGATTACCATGAAACTGGTTTGA
- the LOC137238325 gene encoding uncharacterized protein isoform X3, whose protein sequence is MHLRNVYIVIGLMVVLALTSIVWSVTIHIISGDFYHGILGAKLAFRKRDFRQMDEHSKEIFCHDLDTLLNATYADAFLSDDAYNGDETTSIPLDDNVTTSQPRVRKTYHIFQFVRPDEDIHKPQEDEVADEETTTEVPVVKFNMTHDRTFLATMMLDVHKTRWHQSAAVQFIYSFPFLSEIFAIIWTAMCLIFQSGVQKYWGLPKPWRIVIPSIIVFTLMTLSTLIYTVLASTYLKNLCNGMRENLTKPDAITCGEAISLLRPYIRQHEFKHDVYLNLFRFSYLFAFVMWLLALLLMVLRYFFAIDFQLVDVQSMYDNKLARRLSRPEAEFTDVLLDNAQSPTLLLPRTSERNKSEDDFQSAKSNLSEIAMPLIDTGRHQRAGQVQYGQTQQQRVV, encoded by the exons ATGCATCTACgaaatgtat ATATCGTCATTGGTCTTATGGTAGTCCTAGCCTTAACATCAATCGTTTGGAGTGTTACCATACATATTATCTCAGGAGATTTTTATCATGGCATATTGGGTGCAAAGTTGGCATTCCGTAAGCGAGACTTTCGTCAAATGGACGAACATTCCAAAGAGATTTTCTGTCACGATTTGGACACATTATTAAATGCAACATATGCGGATGCTTTCTTAAGTGATGACGCGTATAATGGTGATGAGACCACGTCAATACCACTAGATGATAATG TTACCACAAGTCAGCCCAGAGTACGCAAAACCTATCATATTTTCCAATTCGTACGTCCTGATGAAGATATACACAAACCACAAGAGGACGAGGTAGCCGACGAAGAGACGACCACTGAAGTGCCAGTAGTGAAATTTAACATGACACACGATCGAACATTTTTAGCAACAA TGATGTTGGATGTACACAAAACTCGTTGGCACCAAAGCGCTGCCGTTCAATTCATTTATAGTTTTccatttttgtcggaaatttttgcaataatttggACAGCAATGTGTTTAATATTTCAATCAGGCGTACAAAAATATTG GGGACTTCCGAAACCGTGGCGCATTGTTATTCCATCGATAATTGTTTTTACTCTAATGACATTGAGCACACTCATCTATACGGTTTTGGCCAGCACTTACTTGAAGAATCTCTGCAATGGAATGCGCGAAAATCTAACCAAACCGGATGCAATTAC CTGCGGTGAAGCCATCTCCTTGCTACGTCCCTACATACGTCAACACGAATTCAAGCATGATGTTTACTTAAATCTCTTCCGTTTCTCCTACTTGTTCGCTTTCGTAATGTGGCTATTGGCGTTACTGCTGATGGTTTTGCGTTACTTCTTTGCCATCGATTTCCAATTAGTTGATGTGCAATCAATGTACGATAACAAATTGGCGCGACGCTTAAGTAGGCCGGAAGCTGAATTTACTGACGTACTATTAGATAACGCACAATCACCCACACTTTTACTGCCACGTACCAGCGAACGTAATAAATCGGAGGATGATTTTCAAAGTGCCAAGTCGAATTTGAGTGAAATAGCAATGCCGTTAATTGATACGGGCAGACATCAACGAGCAGGACAAGTGCAATATGGGCAAACGCAGCAACAGCGGGTAGTTTAG